A genomic segment from Deltaproteobacteria bacterium encodes:
- a CDS encoding long-chain fatty acid--CoA ligase: MSPLCYNPAMVYRSLADLFLSQVDAHGERVLYRFWREGEWRGQTWAEVAAEVEEIALGLVAAGVRKGDRVALFAANRVEWCLLDWADICIGALTVPLYPSSTPAQVEYIVAHSGATVLVVDSPAVLERLDRSGPGLAALGNVVLLDGDGAADAPMLSLERLKEMGREYGRAHPGAFRELAGALGPEDDLTIIYTSGTTGEPKGVLTTHGNYLFIMTSALAAISVSEDDVALQFLPLAHSFGRLEHFIVVGRGYECAFARAIETLSADLQTVQPTMLFSVPRVYENAHRRILNRVDSASPLRQRLFRWAVAVGQRHNERARRGESCGPWLRLCHRLADSLVLSKVRAGLGGRLRMAVSGGAPLSDTIADFFQALGVWIVEGYGLTETSTVSHVNRIDRYRIGTVGLAMDGVECRIADDGEILIRGAHVMKGYYKDPAATREAIDEDGWFHTGDVGRIEDGGFLRITDRKKDLIVTSGGKNVAPQMIENHLRQEPLISQAMVWGDKTSHLVALVTLDAGEAGRWAEKEGIEWDKPEDAAADPRLATHLRQRIRERNRELAPFEAVRDFRVLPGDFSTGTGELTPSLKLKRGIVMERYAGLLDEMLKRD; encoded by the coding sequence ATGAGCCCACTGTGCTATAATCCGGCGATGGTTTACCGTAGCCTTGCCGACCTGTTCCTGTCCCAGGTGGACGCGCACGGGGAACGCGTGCTGTACCGCTTCTGGCGTGAAGGGGAGTGGCGCGGCCAGACATGGGCGGAGGTGGCCGCCGAGGTGGAGGAGATCGCCCTCGGACTCGTGGCCGCGGGAGTGAGGAAGGGCGACCGGGTGGCCCTCTTCGCCGCCAACCGGGTGGAGTGGTGCCTGCTGGACTGGGCCGACATCTGCATCGGCGCTCTCACCGTGCCGCTCTACCCGTCGAGCACGCCGGCGCAGGTGGAGTACATCGTCGCGCATTCCGGGGCGACGGTGCTGGTGGTGGACTCGCCCGCGGTGCTGGAGCGGCTGGACCGCTCGGGGCCGGGCCTGGCGGCGCTGGGGAACGTCGTGCTGCTGGACGGCGACGGCGCGGCGGACGCCCCGATGCTGTCCCTCGAACGCCTGAAGGAGATGGGCCGGGAATACGGACGCGCTCATCCCGGGGCCTTCCGGGAGTTGGCCGGGGCGCTCGGACCCGAGGACGACCTCACCATTATCTACACGTCGGGGACCACGGGCGAGCCCAAGGGCGTCCTCACCACCCACGGCAACTACCTGTTCATCATGACCTCCGCCTTGGCCGCCATATCGGTGAGCGAAGACGACGTGGCGCTGCAGTTCCTTCCCCTGGCGCACTCGTTCGGCCGCCTGGAGCATTTCATCGTGGTGGGCCGTGGCTACGAGTGCGCGTTCGCGCGCGCCATCGAGACCCTGTCCGCGGACCTGCAGACGGTCCAGCCCACCATGCTCTTTTCGGTGCCGCGGGTGTACGAGAACGCTCATCGGCGCATCCTCAACCGGGTGGACAGCGCCAGCCCGTTGCGCCAGCGTTTGTTCCGTTGGGCGGTGGCCGTGGGCCAGCGCCACAACGAACGGGCGCGCCGGGGCGAATCGTGCGGCCCGTGGCTGCGGCTGTGCCACCGGCTGGCGGATTCCCTGGTGTTGTCGAAGGTGCGTGCCGGCCTGGGCGGGAGGCTGCGCATGGCGGTCTCCGGCGGCGCGCCGCTGTCGGACACCATCGCCGATTTTTTCCAGGCCCTGGGGGTGTGGATCGTGGAGGGATACGGGCTCACGGAGACCTCTACCGTGTCTCATGTGAACCGGATCGACCGCTATCGCATCGGCACCGTGGGTCTCGCCATGGATGGGGTGGAGTGCCGCATCGCCGACGACGGCGAGATCCTCATTCGGGGCGCCCACGTGATGAAGGGCTACTACAAGGATCCCGCCGCGACCCGCGAAGCCATCGACGAGGACGGCTGGTTCCACACCGGCGACGTGGGGCGCATCGAGGACGGCGGCTTCCTGCGCATCACCGACCGCAAGAAGGACCTGATCGTGACCTCCGGGGGGAAGAACGTCGCGCCGCAAATGATCGAGAACCACCTGCGCCAGGAGCCGCTCATCAGCCAGGCCATGGTGTGGGGCGACAAGACCAGCCACCTTGTAGCGCTGGTCACGCTGGACGCCGGCGAGGCCGGGCGCTGGGCGGAGAAGGAGGGCATCGAGTGGGACAAACCCGAGGACGCGGCCGCCGACCCGCGGCTCGCCACCCATCTCCGCCAACGCATCCGTGAACGCAACCGGGAGTTGGCGCCCTTCGAGGCGGTCAGGGACTTCCGCGTCCTGCCGGGAGACTTCTCCACCGGCACGGGAGAACTGACTCCGAGCCTCAAGCTCAAGCGCGGGATCGTGATGGAGCGTTACGCAGGTTTGCTCGACGAGATGCTCAAGCGGGACTGA
- the rimI gene encoding ribosomal protein S18-alanine N-acetyltransferase: MADIDSVMVIERASFACPWSRQFFLQELQAANSRSVLCHSEGEPVGYVIYWELVDELDIHNVAVHPGHRRLGVGRAMLESLIDRASERGFRRMTLEVRRSNDAAQALYLSLGFEFCGLRRGYYSDNGEDAWLMERPLDASGSESAQN; encoded by the coding sequence ATGGCGGACATCGACTCCGTCATGGTCATCGAGCGCGCATCGTTCGCATGTCCGTGGAGCCGGCAGTTCTTTCTCCAGGAGTTGCAGGCGGCCAATTCGCGGTCCGTCCTGTGCCACTCCGAGGGCGAGCCCGTCGGCTACGTCATCTACTGGGAGCTCGTCGACGAGCTAGACATCCACAACGTAGCCGTACATCCCGGACACCGCCGCCTCGGCGTCGGCCGGGCCATGCTCGAGAGCCTGATCGACAGGGCCTCGGAGCGCGGTTTCCGGCGTATGACCCTGGAGGTCCGGAGGTCGAACGACGCCGCTCAGGCGCTTTACCTCTCGCTTGGATTCGAGTTCTGCGGCCTGCGGCGCGGCTACTACTCGGATAACGGCGAGGATGCCTGGCTGATGGAGCGCCCGCTCGATGCGTCGGGTTCCGAATCGGCTCAAAATTAA
- a CDS encoding CarD family transcriptional regulator produces MFKVGEKVVYPAHGVGEIEAVRSQVISGTEKKFYMLRILDTDMKIMVPVDNAVAVGLRKIIDKTTVSRVYRILREKKKAPVDQQTWNRRYREYTEKIKTGSVIEIAAVLRDLFLLKGDKELSFGERKVLDTARNLLVKELSIARSHTEEKIMEELSHIFTQ; encoded by the coding sequence ATGTTCAAGGTCGGAGAGAAGGTTGTCTATCCTGCCCATGGAGTCGGTGAGATCGAAGCGGTTCGCAGTCAGGTGATATCCGGCACGGAGAAGAAGTTCTACATGCTGCGCATTCTCGATACGGATATGAAGATCATGGTGCCGGTGGACAACGCCGTCGCCGTGGGCCTGAGGAAGATCATCGACAAGACAACCGTATCACGCGTTTACCGCATCTTGCGGGAAAAGAAGAAAGCGCCCGTCGACCAGCAGACATGGAACCGTCGCTACCGCGAGTACACCGAGAAGATCAAGACCGGCTCGGTCATAGAGATCGCCGCCGTGCTCCGGGACCTTTTCCTGTTGAAGGGCGACAAGGAGCTTTCCTTCGGAGAAAGGAAAGTGCTCGACACCGCCAGGAACCTTCTGGTCAAGGAGCTGTCCATCGCCCGGTCGCACACCGAAGAGAAGATCATGGAGGAGCTGAGCCACATCTTTACCCAATAA
- the ispD gene encoding 2-C-methyl-D-erythritol 4-phosphate cytidylyltransferase — MQVNAIILAAGRGTRVGSREPKVLLSVAGRPLILHTLERFRRSREVGKAVLVVPPDAVGDYEAMLAPVPESSLEITVRPGGARRQDSVRAGLDALDLDCAVVLVHDGARPFAAPDLIDRCAREARAGRSVTVAVPARNTIKTVERGQVRETLPRQSLWEIQTPQGFPLHLLRDAYAEAEQEGVEATDDAMLVERLGVPVEVVEGSSTNLKVTYPEDLLYAEALVLNGVV; from the coding sequence GTGCAGGTCAACGCCATCATCCTGGCCGCGGGCCGCGGGACCCGCGTAGGGAGCCGCGAGCCGAAGGTCCTGCTGTCGGTGGCCGGGCGGCCGCTTATTCTCCATACCCTTGAGCGTTTCCGCCGCTCCCGCGAGGTGGGGAAGGCGGTCCTCGTGGTGCCGCCGGATGCGGTTGGCGACTACGAGGCGATGCTGGCCCCGGTGCCGGAGTCTTCCCTGGAGATCACGGTGCGGCCCGGAGGGGCGCGCAGGCAGGACTCCGTGCGCGCCGGACTGGATGCACTGGATCTCGACTGCGCCGTCGTGCTGGTCCACGACGGCGCGCGCCCCTTCGCCGCGCCCGACCTCATCGACCGCTGCGCCCGGGAGGCGCGCGCAGGCCGCTCCGTTACGGTCGCGGTGCCGGCGCGCAACACCATCAAGACGGTGGAGCGCGGACAGGTTCGAGAGACACTGCCGCGGCAGAGCTTGTGGGAGATCCAGACGCCGCAGGGGTTTCCGTTGCACCTGCTCCGCGACGCCTATGCAGAGGCGGAGCAAGAGGGGGTGGAAGCGACCGACGATGCCATGCTGGTGGAGCGCCTGGGCGTTCCGGTCGAGGTCGTCGAGGGCAGCAGCACGAACCTCAAGGTCACCTATCCCGAGGACCTCCTCTATGCGGAAGCGCTGGTGCTCAATGGCGTCGTGTGA